One window of the Pan troglodytes isolate AG18354 chromosome 12, NHGRI_mPanTro3-v2.0_pri, whole genome shotgun sequence genome contains the following:
- the GPR75 gene encoding probable G-protein coupled receptor 75 yields MNSTGHLQDAPNATSLHVPHSQEGNSTSLQEGLQDLIHTATLVTCTFLLAVIFCLGSYGNFIVFLSFFDPAFRKFRTNFDFMILNLSFCDLFICGVTAPMFTFVLFFSSASSIPDAFCFTFHLTSSGFIIMSLKTVAVIALHRLRMVLGKQPNRTASFPCTVLLTLLLWATSFTLATLATLKTSKSHLCLPMSSLIAGKGKAILSLYVVDFTLCVAVVSVSYIMIAQTLRKNAQVRKCPPVITVDASRPQPFMGVPVQGGGDPIQCAMPALYRNQNYKKLQHVQTRGYTKSPNQLVTPAASRLQLVSAINLSTAKDSKAVVTCVIIVLSVLVCCLPLGISLVQVVLSSNGSFILYQFELFGFTLIFFKSGLNPFIYSRNSAGLRRKVLWCLQYIGLGFFCCKQKTRLRAMGKGNLEVNRNKSSHHETNSAYMLSPKPQKKFVDQACGPSHSKESMVSPKISAGHQHCGQSSSTPINTRIEPYYSIYNSSPSQEESSPCNLQPVNSFGFANSYIAMHYHTTNDLMQEYDSTSAKQIPVPSV; encoded by the coding sequence ATGAACTCAACAGGCCACCTTCAGGATGCCCCCAATGCCACCTCGCTCCATGTGCCTCACTCACAGGAAGGAAACAGCACCTCTCTCCAGGAGGGTCTTCAGGATCTCATCCACACAGCCACCTTGGTGACCTGTACTTTTCTACTGGCGGTCATCTTCTGCCTGGGTTCCTATGGCAACTTCATTGTCTTCTTGTCCTTCTTCGATCCAGCCTTCAGGAAATTCAGAACCAACTTTGATTTCATGATCCTGAACCTGTCCTTCTGTGACCTCTTCATTTGTGGAGTGACAGCCCCCATGTTCACCTTTGTGTTATTCTTCAGCTCAGCCAGTAGTATCCCGGATGCTTTCTGCTTCACTTTCCATCTCACCAGTTCAGGCTTCATCATCATGTCCCTGAAGACAGTGGCAGTGATCGCCCTGCACCGGCTCCGGATGGTGTTGGGGAAACAGCCTAATCGCACGGCCTCCTTTCCCTGCACCGTACTCCTCACCCTGCTTCTCTGGGCCACCAGTTTCACCCTTGCCACCTTGGCTACCTTGAAAACCAGCAAGTCCCACCTCTGTCTTCCCATGTCCAGTCTGATTGCTGGAAAAGGGAAAGCCATTTTGTCTCTCTATGTGGTCGACTTCACCTTGTGTGTTGCTGTGGTCTCTGTCTCTTACATCATGATTGCTCAGACCCTGCGGAAGAACGCTCAAGTCAGAAAGTGCCCCCCTGTAATCACAGTTGATGCTTCCAGACCACAGCCTTTCATGGGGGTCCCTGTGCAGGGAGGTGGAGATCCCATCCAGTGTGCCATGCCGGCTCTATATAGGAACCAGAATTACAAAAAACTGCAGCACGTTCAGACCCGTGGATATACCAAGAGTCCCAACCAACTGGTCACCCCTGCAGCAAGCCGACTCCAGCTCGTATCAGCCATCAACCTCTCCACTGCCAAGGATTCCAAAGCCGTGGTCACCTGTGTGATCATTGTGCTGTCAGTCCTGGTGTGCTGTCTTCCACTGGGGATTTCCTTGGTACAGGTGGTTCTCTCCAGCAATGGGAGCTTCATTCTTTACCAGTTTGAATTGTTTGGATTTACTCTTATATTTTTCAAGTCAGGATTAAACCCTTTTATTTATTCTCGGAACAGTGCAGGGCTGAGAAGGAAAGTGCTCTGGTGCCTCCAATACATAGGCCTGGGTTTTTTCTGCTGCAAACAAAAGACTCGACTTCGAGCCATGGGAAAAGGGAACCTCGAAGTCAACAGAAACAAATCCTCCCATCATGAAACAAACTCTGCCTACATGTTATCTCCAAAGCCACAGAAGAAATTTGTGGACCAGGCTTGTGGCCCAAGTCATTCAAAAGAAAGTATGGTGAGTCCCAAGATCTCTGCTGGACATCAACACTGTGGTCAGAGCAGCTCAACCCCCATCAACACTCGGATTGAACCTTACTACAGCATCTATAACAGCAGCCCTTCCCAGGAGGAGAGCAGCCCATGTAACTTACAGCCAGTAAACTCTTTTGGATTTGCCAATTCATATATTGCCATGCATTATCACACCACTAATGACTTAATGCAGGAATATGACAGCACTTCAGCCAAGCAGATTCCAGTCCCCTCCGTTTAA